From Salinibacterium sp. ZJ450, one genomic window encodes:
- a CDS encoding 4-(cytidine 5'-diphospho)-2-C-methyl-D-erythritol kinase, with amino-acid sequence MTPGSTPRMVHTRAPGKINVFLKVGSLQDDGYHDLATAFQSVSLYEDVRAYPADDFSVSVTGTVSLDRVPTDDSNIAIKAAKLLAATTGYTGGVRLEIDKHVPVAGGMGGGSADAAATLLACDTLWGTDLPREKLLELAAQLGADVPFALTGGTAIGTGRGDQLSPALARGQFQWVLVLADFGLSTPVVYHALDEHRERNGRDILPVSSAPNVDMSVLHALRAGDPQMLADTLHNDLQAPALQLEHGLTTVLELGEENGALAGIVSGSGPTVAFLAADLDSALELQIALSAAQLNVVRVTGPVHGARVIAE; translated from the coding sequence ATGACGCCCGGTTCTACCCCTCGAATGGTGCACACGAGGGCGCCGGGCAAGATCAATGTTTTTCTCAAGGTTGGCTCGTTGCAGGATGACGGCTACCACGACCTGGCGACGGCGTTCCAGTCCGTCTCGCTGTACGAGGACGTGCGCGCCTACCCGGCCGACGACTTCTCGGTCTCCGTCACCGGAACCGTGTCGCTTGACCGGGTGCCCACCGACGACTCGAACATCGCCATCAAGGCCGCGAAACTGCTGGCCGCGACGACCGGATACACCGGCGGGGTGCGACTCGAGATCGACAAGCACGTGCCCGTCGCCGGCGGAATGGGAGGCGGATCAGCGGATGCCGCGGCCACACTGCTGGCCTGCGACACGCTCTGGGGCACAGACCTGCCGCGGGAGAAACTGCTCGAACTCGCCGCGCAGCTCGGCGCCGATGTTCCCTTCGCACTGACCGGCGGCACCGCAATCGGCACCGGCCGCGGCGATCAGCTCAGCCCGGCGCTCGCGCGGGGGCAGTTCCAGTGGGTGCTGGTGCTGGCCGACTTCGGGCTCTCCACCCCGGTGGTGTACCACGCGCTCGACGAGCACCGCGAGCGCAACGGCCGCGACATCCTGCCGGTCTCGTCCGCGCCCAACGTGGACATGAGCGTGCTGCACGCGCTCCGCGCCGGCGACCCGCAGATGCTCGCCGACACCCTGCACAACGACCTGCAGGCGCCCGCGCTGCAGCTGGAGCACGGCCTGACCACGGTGCTCGAACTCGGCGAGGAGAACGGGGCGCTGGCCGGGATCGTGTCGGGCTCCGGCCCCACCGTGGCGTTCCTCGCCGCCGACCTCGACAGCGCCCTGGAGCTGCAGATCGCACTGAGCGCCGCGCAGCTGAACGTGGTGCGCGTGACCGGCCCGGTACACGGCGCCCGGGTCATCGCGGAGTAG
- the rsmA gene encoding 16S rRNA (adenine(1518)-N(6)/adenine(1519)-N(6))-dimethyltransferase RsmA, producing MSLLGPAEIRDLAELLGIQPTKKLGQNFVHDGNTVRRIVAAAHVAAGSTVVEIGPGLGSLTLGLLEAGASVIAVEIDKRLAEQLPKTVELLQPGAPLTVVTNDAMRVTSLPAEPSALVANLPYNISVPVLLHFLEHFPSLEHGLVMVQAEVGQRLAAGPGSKVYGAPSLKAAWYGKWKTSGLVSRQVFWPVPNVDSILVGFTRGQAPGTEAERLATFALVDAAFQQRRKMLRQSLSVVFGDSATASARLEAAGLKPTARGEELTIDDFLRVARVSAAA from the coding sequence ATGAGTCTGCTCGGACCGGCGGAGATCCGCGACCTCGCCGAACTGCTCGGCATCCAGCCGACGAAGAAGCTCGGCCAGAACTTCGTGCACGACGGCAACACGGTGCGGCGCATCGTCGCCGCCGCGCACGTCGCAGCTGGGTCAACCGTGGTGGAGATCGGGCCGGGACTCGGCTCCTTGACGCTCGGGCTGCTGGAGGCCGGGGCATCCGTCATCGCCGTCGAAATCGACAAGCGCCTGGCCGAGCAGTTGCCGAAGACAGTGGAGCTGCTGCAGCCGGGCGCGCCGCTCACGGTGGTCACGAACGACGCGATGCGGGTCACATCGTTGCCGGCGGAACCGTCGGCGCTGGTCGCCAACCTGCCGTACAACATCTCGGTGCCGGTGCTGCTGCATTTCCTCGAGCACTTCCCGTCGCTCGAGCACGGGCTGGTGATGGTGCAGGCCGAGGTCGGGCAACGACTGGCCGCCGGTCCCGGCTCCAAGGTGTACGGCGCGCCGAGCCTGAAGGCTGCCTGGTACGGAAAGTGGAAGACGTCGGGGCTGGTCAGCCGGCAGGTGTTCTGGCCGGTGCCGAACGTCGACTCGATCCTGGTCGGCTTCACCCGCGGGCAGGCTCCGGGAACCGAGGCGGAGCGGCTGGCCACCTTCGCCCTGGTGGATGCCGCGTTCCAACAGCGCCGCAAAATGCTGCGGCAATCGCTGTCGGTGGTATTCGGGGACTCGGCCACGGCATCCGCCCGACTGGAAGCGGCCGGGCTGAAGCCGACGGCGCGTGGTGAGGAGCTCACCATCGACGACTTCCTGCGGGTGGCGCGGGTGAGCGCCGCAGCCTGA
- a CDS encoding TatD family hydrolase, translating to MTDPHLRARHAAEGRDLQYPPLPEALVVPVYDNHTHLEIADGDTPIDYREQLDRASSVGVRGVVQVGTDVATSRWSAEIASREPRVLAAVALHPNDTPELATSGTLDDALSAIDELAGRPRVRAVGETGLDFYRTGEDGRDAQFRAFEAHIEIAKQRDLALQIHDRDAHADVIATLKRVGAPERTVFHCFSGDAELAEICTENGWYMSFAGTVSFKNAGTLRGALDAAPRALLLVETDAPYLTPEPYRGRPNAPYLLPHTLRAMAAHLGTDVSMLAAQISSNTEAVYGSWESEPVLAQ from the coding sequence GTGACCGACCCCCACCTGCGCGCCCGGCATGCCGCCGAGGGCCGCGACCTGCAGTACCCGCCGCTGCCCGAGGCGCTGGTGGTTCCGGTCTACGACAACCACACCCACCTGGAAATCGCCGACGGCGACACCCCGATCGACTACCGGGAGCAGCTCGACCGGGCCTCCAGCGTGGGCGTGCGCGGCGTCGTGCAGGTGGGGACGGATGTCGCGACCTCCCGCTGGTCCGCGGAGATCGCGAGCCGTGAGCCGCGAGTGCTCGCCGCCGTGGCGCTGCACCCGAACGACACACCCGAGCTTGCGACATCCGGAACCCTCGACGACGCGCTCTCCGCCATCGACGAACTGGCCGGCCGCCCCCGCGTGCGCGCCGTCGGTGAGACCGGACTCGACTTCTACCGCACCGGCGAAGACGGCCGCGACGCCCAGTTCCGCGCCTTCGAGGCGCACATCGAGATCGCCAAGCAGCGCGACCTTGCGCTGCAGATCCACGACCGCGACGCGCACGCCGACGTGATCGCCACCCTGAAGCGGGTCGGCGCGCCGGAGCGCACCGTGTTCCACTGCTTCAGCGGCGACGCCGAACTGGCCGAGATCTGCACCGAGAACGGCTGGTACATGTCCTTCGCCGGCACAGTGTCCTTCAAGAACGCCGGCACCCTGCGCGGCGCGCTCGACGCCGCACCGCGCGCACTGCTGCTGGTGGAGACGGATGCCCCGTACCTGACCCCGGAGCCGTACCGCGGCCGCCCGAATGCGCCGTACCTGCTCCCGCATACGCTGCGGGCGATGGCCGCGCACCTCGGCACCGACGTGTCGATGCTGGCCGCTCAGATCTCGTCGAACACCGAAGCGGTGTACGGCAGCTGGGAGTCCGAACCGGTGCTGGCGCAATGA
- the metG gene encoding methionine--tRNA ligase: protein MSSGESFYIATPIFYVNDVPHIGHAYTEVAADVLARWHRQRGDDTWLLTGTDEHGQKILRTAVANNTTPQAWADELVESAWKPLLETINIKNDDFIRTTDERHENGVRIFLQKLYDDGFIYQGEFEGHYCVGCEEYKQPSDLVAGTGEYEGQQVCAIHSKPVEVLKETNYFFRMSDFEQRLLDLYEQNPQFVQPESVRNEVIQFVKQGLRDLSISRSSFDWGIQIPWDDKHVVYVWFEALLNYVTAIGYGVDDEQFQRRWPAVQLVGKDIARFHAVIWPAMLMAAGLPVSDRVFGHGWLLVGGEKMSKSKLTGIAPQQITDTFGADAFRYYFMSAINFGQDGSFSWEDLAARYQAELANGFGNLASRVIAMVNRYYDGEIPTAGELSQADLAIKTVERAATDAADQAIADLAIHDALAEIWQLVDALNGYITEQEPWVLAKSDETRERLGTVLHTALRGLGTLAVLLSPVIPDATQKLWTALGGDGDVQDVVITEAPDWTGGDRVSALEGTLFPRIEHEPVAAP, encoded by the coding sequence ATGTCTTCCGGCGAGTCCTTCTATATCGCGACGCCCATCTTCTATGTGAACGATGTGCCGCACATCGGTCACGCCTACACCGAGGTCGCGGCCGATGTGCTCGCGCGCTGGCACCGCCAGCGCGGCGATGACACCTGGCTGCTGACCGGAACCGACGAGCACGGCCAGAAGATTCTGCGCACCGCGGTGGCGAACAACACCACGCCGCAGGCCTGGGCCGACGAGCTGGTCGAGTCGGCGTGGAAGCCGCTGCTCGAGACGATCAACATCAAGAACGACGACTTCATCCGCACCACCGATGAGCGGCACGAGAACGGCGTCAGGATCTTCCTGCAGAAGCTCTACGACGACGGCTTCATCTACCAGGGCGAGTTCGAGGGCCACTACTGCGTCGGCTGCGAAGAGTACAAGCAGCCGAGCGACCTGGTCGCCGGCACCGGGGAGTACGAGGGGCAGCAGGTCTGCGCCATTCACTCCAAGCCGGTCGAGGTGCTGAAGGAGACCAACTACTTCTTCCGGATGAGCGACTTCGAGCAGCGCCTGCTCGACCTGTACGAGCAGAACCCGCAGTTCGTGCAGCCGGAGAGCGTGCGCAACGAGGTCATCCAGTTCGTCAAGCAGGGGCTGCGCGACCTGTCGATCTCCCGGTCGAGCTTCGACTGGGGCATCCAGATCCCGTGGGACGACAAGCACGTCGTCTACGTCTGGTTCGAGGCGCTGCTGAACTACGTCACCGCGATCGGCTACGGCGTGGACGACGAGCAGTTCCAGCGCCGCTGGCCCGCCGTGCAGCTGGTCGGCAAGGACATCGCCCGCTTCCACGCCGTGATCTGGCCGGCGATGCTGATGGCCGCCGGGCTGCCGGTGTCCGACCGGGTCTTCGGCCACGGCTGGCTGCTGGTCGGCGGCGAGAAGATGTCCAAGTCGAAGCTCACCGGCATCGCCCCGCAGCAGATCACCGACACCTTCGGGGCCGACGCTTTCCGCTACTACTTCATGAGCGCGATCAACTTCGGCCAGGACGGCTCGTTCAGCTGGGAAGACCTGGCCGCCCGCTACCAGGCCGAGCTCGCCAACGGCTTCGGCAACCTCGCCTCGCGCGTGATCGCCATGGTGAACCGCTACTACGACGGGGAGATCCCGACCGCCGGTGAGCTCAGTCAGGCCGATCTGGCGATCAAGACGGTGGAACGGGCAGCGACGGATGCCGCCGACCAGGCCATCGCGGATCTTGCGATCCACGACGCCCTCGCCGAGATCTGGCAGCTCGTCGACGCCCTGAACGGCTACATCACCGAGCAGGAGCCGTGGGTGCTCGCCAAGAGCGACGAGACCCGGGAACGCCTCGGCACCGTGCTGCACACTGCGCTGCGCGGGCTCGGCACGCTCGCCGTGCTGCTTTCCCCGGTGATCCCCGACGCCACCCAGAAGCTGTGGACCGCGCTCGGCGGCGACGGCGATGTGCAGGATGTCGTGATCACCGAGGCCCCCGACTGGACCGGCGGCGACCGCGTCAGCGCTCTCGAGGGCACCCTGTTCCCCCGCATCGAGCACGAGCCCGTAGCAGCACCGTGA
- a CDS encoding glyoxalase/bleomycin resistance/extradiol dioxygenase family protein: MARREVFPIINCRDLSAMKAFYEAAFGGVQTYQFPEQGEPAYLTLRVGASTIALGGGTEPAMYGETPLPATGHAIDLCVYVPHLDALLSDVAQHGGAVVVPAAEMPWGERVAYVRDPEGTMLLVIQDVP, translated from the coding sequence ATGGCCAGGCGTGAAGTGTTTCCGATCATCAACTGCCGCGATCTGTCGGCGATGAAGGCGTTCTACGAGGCCGCGTTCGGTGGCGTGCAGACCTACCAATTTCCCGAGCAGGGTGAGCCTGCGTACCTGACCCTGCGAGTGGGCGCCAGCACGATCGCGCTCGGCGGTGGCACCGAACCGGCGATGTACGGCGAGACGCCACTGCCGGCGACGGGTCACGCCATCGACCTGTGCGTGTACGTGCCGCATCTGGACGCACTGCTCAGCGACGTCGCCCAGCACGGGGGAGCCGTGGTCGTGCCCGCGGCCGAGATGCCGTGGGGTGAACGCGTGGCCTACGTGCGCGACCCTGAGGGAACCATGCTGCTGGTGATCCAGGACGTCCCTTGA
- a CDS encoding alpha/beta hydrolase domain-containing protein encodes MIAALSVACVGVLGFTVAAGTAAVAAPRPANDPISATLSAVPTVEGPITQTVDSHLWSTMQHARVPFDVADRGYVEEEFFLSGTANVYDNAGGELEVVTADVPYVNNILVRRPAQKSDSSGVVLVDILNASNGFPGEDHWRRMSDWAMQEGHTVIGVTSKPIQVDALKNFDAERYADLSWNVEDVERQPIIADPQNPGSFNPFMVVPGAEEGLAWDILTQVGTLLDAKDGRAVLGGQKAKTVLLMGQSQSGVYVNTYATNFHEAVTEANRGPIFDGYLNTVGAVVERPLQQSAQGGFVTVPGSEPALDVPFITVTSEGDAGLFGAATLAEKNLPENRRHWQVPATPHTDLLSPVIPADDQIYQAGRLPNTAVHNQAFRDSLNPYPIEPTVIAAAEALVKWSKTNKDAAASQWFDQTNGALARDDTGNVTGGIRYGLIEHPLGQYLGGVAPGAVYGSVDLISAEEFAAAYGTREAYLAQVAEVDATQIKAGYLTEYGAAYFQNVANLLMDRIGVPAAG; translated from the coding sequence ATGATCGCCGCACTCTCCGTGGCCTGTGTGGGGGTGCTCGGCTTCACCGTTGCTGCCGGCACCGCCGCCGTCGCCGCGCCTCGACCCGCGAACGACCCGATCTCAGCAACGCTCAGTGCCGTGCCAACGGTCGAGGGGCCGATCACGCAGACCGTCGACAGCCACCTTTGGTCGACCATGCAGCACGCGCGCGTTCCCTTCGACGTCGCCGATCGCGGCTACGTCGAAGAGGAGTTCTTCCTCTCGGGTACCGCGAACGTCTACGACAACGCCGGGGGCGAGCTCGAGGTCGTCACCGCCGACGTGCCCTACGTCAACAACATCCTGGTCAGGCGCCCGGCGCAGAAGTCCGACTCCTCCGGAGTGGTGCTCGTTGACATCCTCAACGCATCCAACGGCTTCCCCGGCGAAGACCACTGGCGTCGCATGTCGGACTGGGCCATGCAAGAGGGGCACACCGTCATCGGCGTGACGTCGAAGCCGATCCAGGTCGACGCGCTGAAGAACTTCGACGCCGAGCGATACGCAGATTTGAGCTGGAACGTCGAGGACGTCGAGCGTCAACCGATCATCGCCGACCCGCAGAACCCCGGCTCGTTCAACCCGTTCATGGTTGTGCCCGGCGCCGAAGAGGGCCTGGCCTGGGACATCCTGACCCAGGTCGGCACGCTGCTCGACGCCAAGGACGGCCGCGCGGTTCTCGGCGGCCAGAAGGCTAAGACCGTGCTGCTGATGGGTCAGTCGCAGTCCGGCGTGTATGTCAACACCTACGCCACGAACTTTCACGAGGCAGTGACCGAGGCCAACAGGGGGCCAATTTTCGACGGGTACCTCAACACCGTGGGCGCCGTCGTGGAGCGGCCGCTGCAGCAGTCCGCGCAGGGTGGCTTCGTCACCGTGCCGGGTTCTGAGCCGGCCCTCGACGTCCCGTTCATCACCGTCACGTCGGAGGGTGACGCCGGGCTCTTCGGCGCCGCGACGCTCGCCGAGAAGAACCTTCCCGAGAACCGGCGGCACTGGCAAGTGCCGGCGACTCCGCACACCGACCTGCTCTCGCCGGTAATCCCGGCCGACGACCAGATCTACCAGGCCGGTCGCCTGCCGAACACCGCCGTTCATAACCAGGCCTTCCGCGACTCCCTCAACCCCTACCCGATCGAGCCCACCGTCATCGCGGCCGCCGAGGCGCTGGTGAAATGGAGCAAGACGAACAAGGATGCCGCGGCGTCGCAGTGGTTCGACCAGACGAACGGTGCGCTCGCCCGCGACGACACCGGCAACGTCACCGGCGGCATCCGGTACGGCCTCATCGAGCACCCGCTGGGCCAGTATCTCGGCGGCGTCGCCCCGGGTGCGGTCTACGGCTCGGTCGACCTGATCTCGGCCGAGGAGTTCGCGGCGGCTTACGGCACCCGCGAGGCGTACCTCGCGCAGGTTGCCGAGGTCGATGCCACGCAGATCAAGGCCGGCTACCTCACCGAGTACGGCGCTGCGTACTTCCAGAACGTCGCCAACTTGCTCATGGACCGCATCGGCGTGCCGGCAGCCGGCTGA
- the rsmI gene encoding 16S rRNA (cytidine(1402)-2'-O)-methyltransferase, giving the protein MIILAATPIGNLGDASRRLIEALENAETIAAEDTRTAVHLMRALGVENRPRLIALHEHNETQKAAEIVELARDADVLVLTDAGMPAISDPGFPLVAEAARAGVTVTALPGPSAVLTALAVSGLPTDRFTFEGFVPRKSRVSYFKQLAREERTMVFFESPNRIADSLTDLATALGANRRVVVARELTKKFEEVRRGTAAELVEWAAAGVKGEIVIVVEGAAPAIADLEQGIAQVRELQAGGIRLKDAAAEVAEATGLSRRDLYEGALRLK; this is encoded by the coding sequence GTGATCATCCTCGCGGCAACTCCCATCGGCAACCTGGGCGACGCGAGCCGCCGCCTGATCGAGGCGCTCGAGAACGCCGAGACCATCGCCGCCGAAGACACCCGCACCGCCGTGCACCTGATGCGTGCGCTCGGTGTCGAGAACCGGCCGCGGCTGATCGCGCTGCACGAGCACAACGAGACGCAGAAGGCCGCCGAGATCGTGGAACTGGCCCGCGACGCGGATGTGCTGGTGCTCACCGACGCCGGAATGCCGGCGATCAGCGACCCCGGTTTCCCACTGGTGGCCGAGGCCGCCCGCGCCGGCGTCACCGTGACCGCGCTTCCCGGGCCGAGCGCGGTGCTCACCGCGCTCGCCGTGAGCGGGCTGCCCACCGACCGGTTCACCTTCGAGGGCTTCGTGCCGCGCAAGAGCCGCGTCTCCTACTTCAAGCAGCTCGCCCGCGAGGAGCGCACCATGGTGTTCTTCGAATCCCCGAACCGGATCGCGGACAGCCTCACCGACCTCGCCACCGCGCTTGGCGCCAACCGCCGGGTGGTGGTTGCCCGGGAACTGACCAAGAAGTTCGAAGAGGTGCGCCGTGGCACCGCGGCCGAGCTGGTGGAGTGGGCCGCCGCCGGGGTGAAGGGCGAGATCGTCATCGTCGTCGAGGGAGCGGCGCCCGCGATCGCCGACCTCGAGCAGGGCATCGCCCAGGTGCGAGAACTGCAGGCTGGCGGCATCCGCTTGAAAGATGCCGCGGCCGAAGTCGCGGAGGCGACCGGGCTTTCTCGTCGGGACCTCTACGAAGGCGCGCTGCGGCTGAAGTGA